In Rhodospirillum rubrum ATCC 11170, a genomic segment contains:
- a CDS encoding branched-chain amino acid ABC transporter substrate-binding protein, which yields MRTLHKAVFSVTVSALAISPLPALADIPVGLALGLTGQIAAIGEQSRRGAEAAIAAFNKAGGLKGETITLQVEDDACDPKQGVAVANKFVSAGVEAVIGHMCTGPTMAASTVYSEEEIPMVTASATGPDLTERGLTNVFRATGRDDQQGTIAGKMIAERFADQTTAIVHDKQAYGRGLAEEAKKAMNAAGKEEALFAAIVPGEQDFSALISRLKQAGVKVVYYGGYYNDLGQIVRQSRAQGLDAVFVGGDGLSSSEFWAITGEAGEGTLFTFTPDASTNPAAKEAVEAFKADGKGDADNFAYYYYAAAQVLTQAMAKAGSADPEAVTKALRDNTFETVAGPMDFDAKGDLTAPAFVFYQWSAGKPKPAAF from the coding sequence ATGCGCACGCTGCATAAGGCGGTGTTCTCGGTTACCGTCTCCGCCTTGGCCATCTCGCCCTTGCCCGCCCTTGCCGATATTCCCGTGGGCCTCGCCCTCGGCCTGACCGGGCAGATCGCCGCCATCGGCGAACAGTCCCGCCGGGGCGCCGAAGCCGCGATCGCCGCTTTCAACAAGGCCGGCGGACTGAAGGGCGAGACCATCACCCTTCAGGTCGAAGATGACGCCTGCGACCCCAAGCAGGGAGTGGCTGTGGCCAATAAGTTCGTCTCCGCCGGGGTTGAGGCGGTGATCGGCCATATGTGCACCGGCCCGACCATGGCCGCCTCGACGGTCTATTCCGAAGAAGAGATCCCGATGGTCACCGCCTCGGCGACCGGACCGGATCTGACCGAACGCGGGCTGACCAATGTCTTCCGGGCCACCGGTCGCGACGATCAGCAAGGCACCATCGCCGGCAAGATGATCGCCGAGCGCTTCGCCGATCAGACGACGGCCATCGTCCACGACAAGCAGGCCTATGGCCGCGGTCTGGCCGAGGAAGCCAAGAAGGCGATGAACGCCGCGGGCAAGGAAGAAGCGCTGTTCGCCGCCATCGTGCCCGGCGAGCAGGATTTCTCGGCGCTGATCTCGCGTCTCAAGCAGGCCGGGGTGAAGGTCGTTTACTACGGCGGCTATTACAACGACCTGGGCCAGATCGTCCGCCAGTCGCGCGCCCAGGGCCTGGACGCCGTGTTCGTCGGCGGTGACGGCCTGTCGTCGTCGGAATTCTGGGCGATCACCGGCGAGGCCGGCGAAGGCACCTTGTTCACCTTCACCCCCGACGCCTCGACCAATCCGGCGGCCAAGGAAGCGGTCGAAGCCTTCAAGGCCGATGGCAAGGGCGACGCCGACAACTTCGCCTATTACTACTACGCCGCCGCCCAGGTGCTGACCCAGGCGATGGCCAAGGCCGGTTCGGCCGACCCGGAAGCGGTGACCAAGGCCCTGCGCGACAATACCTTCGAGACCGTCGCCGGTCCGATGGATTTCGACGCCAAGGGCGATCTGACCGCCCCGGCCTTCGTTTTCTATCAGTGGAGCGCCGGCAAGCCCAAGCCCGCCGCCTTCTAA
- a CDS encoding M17 family metallopeptidase produces the protein MDSFPLGVAPHSAVTIRFVEALPDPSPVIAEIIGGGRSPGRADRYCAGPWGLTVVVGLAADATPAQAAKAGALAAAALIGEAIEEAVCAIALSTEASVAFARAFRARLFRPLSLKRAPRAEDLCRLGALTLVAAKPKDAARAWAPWQAIAEGTEWARSLCAEPGNRLNPTTFARILGGLGDLGVEVEVLDAAAMAREGLNLHLAVGRGSATPPCVVVLRWRGGENDAAPSLLVGKGITFDAGGICLKRAAHMEDMRGDMAGAAAVAGAIRALALLKSPVNVTAVLALAENMPGSRAQRPGDVWLGHAGKTVEVIDTDAEGRLVLADALSWGCATQKPRQVAALSTLTYAIMAALGSHYAGLFATDDNLASALLSSGEASGDRLWRMPFTPADDPALKSEIADLRNCPPVGPPDAMNAAGFLRVFVPEDIPFAHLDIAAMTLKAEADDTLPAGPTGFGVACLVLWLMAKG, from the coding sequence ATGGATAGCTTTCCCTTGGGCGTCGCCCCCCATAGCGCGGTAACCATCCGTTTCGTTGAAGCCTTGCCCGATCCCTCGCCGGTCATCGCCGAGATCATCGGCGGCGGCCGCTCGCCGGGGCGGGCCGATCGCTATTGCGCCGGGCCGTGGGGGCTGACGGTGGTGGTCGGGCTGGCCGCCGATGCCACCCCCGCCCAGGCGGCCAAGGCCGGCGCCCTGGCGGCGGCGGCGCTGATCGGCGAGGCCATCGAAGAGGCGGTTTGCGCCATCGCCTTGTCGACCGAGGCCTCGGTGGCCTTCGCCCGCGCCTTTCGCGCCCGGCTGTTCCGGCCGTTGTCGCTGAAGCGGGCGCCGCGCGCCGAGGATCTGTGCCGGCTGGGCGCCCTGACCCTGGTCGCGGCCAAGCCAAAGGACGCCGCCCGCGCCTGGGCGCCGTGGCAGGCGATCGCCGAAGGCACGGAATGGGCGCGCAGCCTGTGCGCCGAGCCGGGCAACCGCCTCAACCCCACCACCTTCGCCCGTATTCTGGGCGGTCTTGGCGATCTGGGGGTCGAGGTCGAGGTTCTGGATGCGGCGGCGATGGCCCGCGAGGGGCTTAATCTGCATCTCGCCGTTGGCCGGGGCAGCGCCACGCCGCCTTGCGTGGTGGTGCTGCGCTGGCGGGGCGGCGAGAACGACGCGGCGCCAAGTCTTTTGGTCGGCAAGGGCATCACCTTCGATGCCGGCGGCATCTGCCTGAAGCGCGCCGCCCATATGGAGGATATGCGCGGCGACATGGCCGGAGCGGCGGCGGTCGCCGGGGCGATCCGCGCCCTGGCCCTGCTCAAAAGCCCGGTCAATGTGACCGCCGTTCTGGCCCTGGCCGAGAATATGCCGGGCTCGCGGGCCCAGCGGCCGGGCGATGTCTGGCTTGGCCACGCCGGCAAAACCGTCGAAGTCATTGATACCGATGCCGAGGGGCGTCTGGTGTTGGCCGATGCCCTGTCGTGGGGGTGCGCCACGCAAAAGCCCCGGCAGGTCGCGGCGCTGTCAACCCTGACCTATGCCATCATGGCCGCGCTCGGCTCCCATTACGCCGGATTGTTCGCCACCGACGATAATCTGGCTTCGGCCCTGCTGAGCAGCGGCGAGGCTTCGGGCGATCGCTTGTGGCGGATGCCCTTCACCCCGGCCGATGATCCGGCCCTGAAGTCCGAAATCGCCGATCTGCGCAATTGTCCGCCGGTCGGTCCGCCCGACGCCATGAACGCCGCCGGCTTCCTGCGCGTCTTCGTGCCCGAGGATATCCCCTTCGCCCATCTCGATATCGCGGCGATGACCCTGAAGGCCGAAGCCGACGACACCCTGCCGGCCGGCCCCACCGGCTTTGGCGTCGCCTGTCTGGTGCTGTGGCTGATGGCAAAGGGATAA
- a CDS encoding ABC transporter ATP-binding protein encodes MTPVQPLLRATALVKTYQTRRSPLRRPSPPVVAVDQVTFDVWPGETLGLVGESGCGKSTLGRCLLRLTDISAGTLEFEGRDITKASLHALRPTRRRMQMVFQDPYASLNPRRRVGDLLAEPLRVHKLGTERQIADRVAELLTQVDLRPDHAQRYPHEFSGGQRQRIGIARALALEPRLIVADEPVSALDVSVQAQVINLMTDLRERLGLTYVFIAHDLSVVRHISSRVAVMYLGAIVEIGATDDIFGSPHHPYTQALLSAVPVTDPDRSKRRQRILLEGEIPNPSHRPSGCRFHSRCPYADDQCRAVSPPLAAAERGRLVACHKPL; translated from the coding sequence ATGACCCCGGTTCAACCGCTGCTGCGGGCCACGGCGCTGGTCAAGACCTATCAAACCCGCCGCTCGCCGCTGCGCCGGCCGAGCCCGCCGGTGGTCGCCGTCGATCAGGTCACCTTCGATGTCTGGCCCGGCGAGACCCTAGGGCTGGTCGGTGAATCGGGGTGCGGCAAATCGACCCTCGGGCGGTGCCTGCTGCGGCTGACCGATATCTCCGCCGGCACCTTGGAGTTCGAGGGGCGGGATATCACCAAGGCTTCGCTGCACGCTCTGCGGCCGACGCGGCGCCGGATGCAGATGGTCTTCCAAGACCCCTACGCCTCGCTCAATCCGCGCCGCCGGGTTGGCGATTTGCTGGCCGAACCGCTGCGCGTTCACAAACTGGGCACCGAGCGCCAGATCGCCGATCGGGTGGCCGAGTTGCTGACCCAGGTCGACCTGCGCCCCGACCACGCCCAGCGCTATCCCCATGAATTCTCGGGCGGTCAGCGCCAGCGCATCGGCATCGCCCGCGCCCTGGCCCTGGAACCCCGGCTGATCGTCGCCGACGAGCCGGTCTCGGCCCTTGACGTGTCGGTGCAGGCCCAGGTCATCAATCTGATGACCGATCTGCGCGAGCGCCTGGGGTTGACCTATGTCTTCATCGCCCATGACCTCAGCGTTGTGCGCCATATCTCCAGCCGGGTGGCGGTGATGTACCTGGGCGCCATCGTCGAAATCGGCGCCACCGATGATATCTTCGGAAGCCCGCACCATCCCTATACCCAGGCGTTGCTATCGGCGGTGCCGGTGACCGATCCCGATCGCTCGAAGCGGCGCCAGCGGATTTTGCTCGAGGGCGAGATTCCCAACCCGTCGCATCGGCCAAGCGGCTGCCGATTCCACTCGCGGTGCCCCTATGCCGATGACCAGTGCCGCGCCGTGTCGCCGCCGCTGGCGGCGGCCGAACGGGGTCGCCTCGTCGCTTGTCATAAGCCATTATAG
- a CDS encoding ABC transporter ATP-binding protein gives MPSDPSLLLDVRDLRVSFRSERGLVRAVDGVSFSVGRQEIVGLVGESGSGKTQTLLSLMGLIDDPNAIVEGEVRFLGEDLLRLPRKALQALRGGKIAMIFQDPMTSLTPVHRVGDQIVEQILAHKGGSRRAARDKALALLEAVRIANPTAVVARYPHELSGGMRQRVLIAMALSCDPALLLADEPTTALDVTVQAQILDLIGRLRGDFASSVILVTHDLGVVAEVADRVLVMYGGRVVEEGLMDEVFRDPLHPYTWGLFDSIPPLEGPRPRRLRSIPGNPPTLSSLPPGCAFGPRCRCRFDACSISPPVQRLGNRRFACYLSASQRATLRNAPNAGAAAVEGLS, from the coding sequence ATGCCTTCTGACCCCAGCCTTTTGCTTGATGTCCGCGATCTGCGGGTGTCGTTTCGCAGCGAACGCGGTCTGGTGCGCGCCGTCGATGGCGTGTCGTTCTCGGTCGGCCGCCAGGAGATCGTCGGGCTGGTCGGGGAATCGGGATCGGGCAAGACCCAGACCCTGCTCAGCCTGATGGGGCTGATCGACGATCCCAACGCCATCGTCGAGGGCGAGGTGCGGTTTCTCGGCGAGGATCTTCTGCGCCTGCCGCGCAAGGCCCTTCAGGCGCTGCGTGGCGGCAAGATCGCCATGATCTTCCAAGATCCGATGACCTCGCTGACCCCGGTGCACCGGGTGGGCGATCAGATCGTCGAGCAGATCCTGGCCCATAAGGGCGGCTCGCGCCGCGCCGCCCGCGACAAGGCGCTGGCCCTGCTCGAAGCGGTGCGCATCGCCAATCCGACGGCGGTGGTGGCGCGCTATCCCCATGAACTGTCGGGGGGCATGCGCCAGCGCGTGCTGATCGCCATGGCGCTATCGTGCGATCCGGCCCTGTTGCTGGCCGACGAACCGACAACGGCGCTTGATGTCACCGTTCAGGCGCAGATCCTGGATCTGATCGGCCGACTGCGCGGTGATTTCGCCTCGTCGGTGATCCTGGTCACCCATGATCTGGGCGTGGTCGCCGAGGTCGCCGACCGGGTTTTGGTGATGTATGGCGGCCGGGTGGTGGAAGAAGGTCTGATGGACGAGGTGTTTCGCGATCCCCTGCATCCCTATACCTGGGGCCTTTTTGATTCGATTCCGCCGCTGGAAGGCCCGCGCCCGCGCCGCCTGCGCTCGATTCCGGGCAATCCGCCGACGCTCTCGTCCCTGCCGCCGGGCTGCGCCTTCGGCCCGCGCTGCCGCTGCCGCTTTGACGCCTGTTCGATCTCGCCGCCGGTCCAGCGCCTGGGAAACCGGCGCTTCGCCTGCTATCTGAGCGCCAGCCAACGCGCCACCCTGCGCAACGCCCCAAACGCGGGCGCGGCGGCCGTGGAGGGCTTGTCATGA
- a CDS encoding ABC transporter permease has protein sequence MLTALASRFAQMIFVLVGISMIVFLIFFATPGSDPAARIAGRNASQETLQVVRHDFGLDRPLPVQYALMMKRLFITGDLTSFVNRGQKVVPTVVNAIPVTLSLVLGAGVLWVVGGVVVGVLAAMTRGRWLDRVLMILGLIGVSMPVFWLGEVANLVSQSRFHDTFLFSWVPALGYKPFSEDPAGWFKTLVIPWFTLATLYVGLYGRVLRASLIEVLQEDFIRTARAKGLSERRILLRHGLRSSLVAFVTMFGLDFGALVGGGALLAEVVFGLQGVGKVTYDAMQNLDLPTIMATVIYASFFVVFANFIVDVLYAFLDPRVRDAF, from the coding sequence ATGCTGACCGCCCTGGCCTCGCGCTTCGCCCAGATGATCTTCGTGCTGGTCGGCATCAGCATGATCGTCTTTCTGATCTTTTTCGCCACTCCCGGGTCCGATCCCGCCGCCCGCATCGCCGGGCGCAACGCCTCGCAGGAAACCTTGCAGGTGGTTCGCCATGACTTCGGCCTCGACCGGCCGCTGCCGGTGCAATACGCCCTGATGATGAAGCGGCTGTTCATCACCGGCGATCTGACCTCTTTCGTCAATCGCGGTCAGAAGGTGGTGCCCACCGTGGTCAACGCCATTCCCGTCACCTTGTCGCTGGTGCTGGGCGCGGGGGTGCTGTGGGTCGTCGGCGGCGTTGTCGTTGGCGTGCTGGCGGCGATGACGCGCGGGCGCTGGCTTGACCGGGTGCTGATGATCCTTGGCCTGATCGGCGTGTCGATGCCGGTGTTCTGGCTGGGCGAGGTCGCTAATCTGGTCAGCCAAAGCCGCTTTCACGACACCTTTTTGTTCTCGTGGGTTCCCGCCCTTGGCTACAAGCCGTTTTCCGAGGATCCGGCGGGGTGGTTCAAAACCCTGGTCATCCCCTGGTTCACCCTGGCGACGCTGTATGTCGGGCTGTATGGCCGGGTGCTGCGCGCCAGTCTGATCGAGGTGTTGCAGGAGGATTTCATCCGCACCGCCCGGGCCAAGGGGTTGTCCGAGCGCCGCATCCTGCTGCGCCATGGCCTGCGCTCGTCGCTGGTCGCCTTTGTCACCATGTTCGGCCTGGATTTCGGCGCCCTGGTCGGCGGCGGTGCCTTGTTGGCCGAAGTGGTGTTCGGTCTGCAGGGCGTGGGCAAGGTGACTTATGACGCCATGCAGAATCTGGATCTGCCGACGATCATGGCCACGGTGATTTACGCCTCGTTCTTCGTCGTCTTCGCCAATTTCATTGTCGATGTGCTGTATGCCTTCCTTGATCCCCGGGTGCGCGATGCCTTCTGA
- a CDS encoding ABC transporter permease, protein MSFAFSTRPPAGQPDDKGGRAPPLTSEPPPQGPWAVALRKLWRDRAAMVALAVFLVVCALCLMAPLYAQFIAGSDPFQTNLNGEIVVDGEVRAVLEASTEGLGLGMTPIGPTWRLGPYMLGADNQGRDVAARLLYGGRDSLLIAGSSTLITLVLATFVGVVAGYFGGVVDGVLSRFLDILWAFPIYLLAISLSIVLISKGLEIGPISITAGSLALPITIIGIVYVPYVARPIRGHVLSLMTSEFVLAAVGLGVPSARILLRDILPNVMTRVIVFIPLMMALNMLTESSLSFLSIGVQPPDASWGTIIQDGQGLLYSRPMVAFAPGLAIVLCVLTLNIFGDGVRDALDPKSKLRVG, encoded by the coding sequence GTGAGCTTCGCCTTTTCCACCCGCCCGCCGGCGGGCCAACCAGACGACAAGGGGGGGCGGGCGCCCCCCCTCACTTCCGAACCGCCCCCCCAGGGCCCCTGGGCCGTCGCGCTGCGCAAGCTGTGGCGCGACCGGGCGGCGATGGTCGCTCTCGCGGTGTTCCTGGTCGTCTGCGCCCTCTGCCTGATGGCCCCGCTCTATGCCCAGTTCATCGCCGGAAGCGATCCCTTCCAGACCAATCTCAATGGCGAGATCGTTGTCGATGGCGAGGTCCGGGCCGTTCTCGAAGCCTCGACCGAGGGGTTGGGCCTGGGGATGACGCCGATCGGTCCGACCTGGCGACTGGGACCCTATATGCTGGGCGCCGACAACCAGGGCCGCGACGTCGCCGCCCGCCTGCTTTATGGCGGCCGCGATTCCTTGTTGATCGCCGGGTCCTCGACGCTGATCACCCTGGTGCTCGCCACCTTTGTCGGCGTGGTGGCCGGCTATTTCGGCGGTGTCGTCGATGGGGTGTTATCACGGTTTCTTGATATCCTCTGGGCCTTTCCGATCTATCTGCTGGCGATTTCGCTGTCGATCGTGCTGATCAGCAAAGGGCTCGAGATCGGGCCGATTTCGATCACGGCGGGCAGTCTGGCCCTGCCGATCACCATCATCGGCATCGTTTATGTGCCCTATGTCGCCCGGCCGATCCGCGGCCATGTGCTGTCGTTGATGACCAGCGAATTCGTCCTGGCCGCCGTCGGCCTCGGCGTGCCTTCGGCCCGCATTCTGCTGCGCGACATCCTACCCAATGTCATGACGCGGGTGATCGTGTTCATCCCGCTGATGATGGCGCTCAATATGCTGACAGAATCCTCGCTGTCGTTCCTGTCGATCGGCGTACAGCCGCCCGACGCCAGTTGGGGCACGATCATCCAGGACGGCCAGGGCCTGCTCTACAGCCGGCCGATGGTCGCCTTCGCCCCGGGGCTTGCCATCGTGTTATGCGTTCTGACCTTGAACATCTTCGGGGATGGCGTGCGCGACGCGCTTGATCCCAAGTCCAAGCTGCGGGTGGGGTAG
- a CDS encoding ABC transporter substrate-binding protein, producing the protein MRSVKSTARTAFLALSCAALAGGLWAASGPAAQAEEGKRGGSLRLLARAGGGTLDPHINYTAQYFQTNFILYDGLVGFKKANGKDGNAIVADLAEALPTVSDDGKTYTFTLRKGVRFSNGQPVTTGDVVASFQRIFKVSSPTAGTFYNGILGADHCLAEPAGCTLAEGVSADPASGTIVIKLAAADAEFLQKLSLPHAAILPADAPAKDVGTDAIPGTGPYKIESYDPNTRLRLVRNPYFKEWSKDAQPDGYVDEINYDFGLTEEAAITAIQNGQADWMFDPPPPDRLPELGTKYAKQVHLNLLAAMWYAPMNVNLAPFNDERVRKAVNYAVDRGALTKLFGGANLATPACQILPPDFPSYEAYCPYTQAPGAKWSKPDLEKAKALVKDSGTAGQKVTVIVEDNAVARSIGVYLQGVLAQLGYDASVKPISQNIQFTYIQNTANAVQISVSQWYQDYPAASNFLNVLFSCGSFHPGSDSSINMSGFCDKTIDAQITEALVTATKDPAKAATQWTAIDKAITDKAPVAVLFTPKQVTFLSARVKGFVFNNQTKWLISQSWVE; encoded by the coding sequence ATGAGATCAGTGAAATCGACGGCGCGAACGGCCTTTCTCGCCCTGTCTTGCGCCGCCCTGGCTGGCGGCCTGTGGGCGGCCTCCGGACCCGCGGCCCAGGCCGAGGAGGGCAAGCGCGGCGGATCCCTGCGGCTGCTGGCCCGCGCCGGTGGCGGCACGCTTGATCCCCATATCAATTATACCGCCCAGTATTTCCAAACGAATTTCATTCTTTATGACGGCTTGGTCGGCTTCAAGAAGGCCAATGGTAAGGACGGCAACGCCATCGTCGCCGATCTGGCCGAGGCCCTGCCGACGGTCAGCGACGACGGCAAGACCTATACCTTCACCCTGCGCAAGGGTGTCCGCTTCTCCAATGGTCAGCCGGTGACCACCGGCGATGTCGTCGCCTCGTTCCAGCGCATCTTCAAGGTGTCCAGCCCGACCGCCGGAACCTTCTACAACGGCATCCTCGGCGCCGATCACTGTCTGGCCGAGCCGGCGGGGTGCACCCTGGCCGAGGGGGTGAGCGCCGATCCGGCCAGCGGCACGATCGTTATCAAGCTGGCGGCGGCCGATGCCGAGTTCCTGCAAAAGCTGTCCTTGCCCCATGCCGCCATCCTGCCCGCCGACGCCCCGGCCAAGGATGTCGGCACCGATGCCATCCCCGGCACCGGGCCCTATAAGATCGAAAGCTACGACCCCAATACCCGCCTGCGTCTGGTGCGCAATCCCTATTTCAAGGAATGGAGCAAGGACGCCCAGCCCGACGGCTATGTCGACGAGATCAACTATGACTTCGGTCTGACGGAAGAGGCGGCGATCACCGCCATCCAGAACGGTCAGGCCGACTGGATGTTCGATCCGCCGCCGCCCGATCGCCTGCCCGAGCTCGGCACCAAATACGCCAAGCAGGTTCACCTCAATCTGCTCGCGGCGATGTGGTATGCGCCGATGAACGTCAATCTGGCACCGTTCAATGACGAGCGGGTGCGCAAGGCGGTCAATTACGCCGTCGATCGCGGCGCCCTGACCAAGCTGTTTGGCGGGGCCAATCTGGCGACGCCGGCCTGCCAGATCCTGCCGCCCGACTTCCCCTCCTATGAGGCCTATTGCCCCTATACCCAGGCGCCCGGCGCCAAATGGTCCAAGCCCGATCTGGAAAAGGCCAAGGCCCTGGTCAAGGACTCGGGGACGGCGGGGCAGAAGGTGACGGTGATCGTCGAGGATAACGCGGTGGCGCGCTCCATCGGCGTCTATCTTCAGGGCGTGCTTGCGCAGCTTGGCTATGACGCCTCGGTCAAGCCGATCTCGCAGAACATCCAGTTCACCTATATCCAGAACACCGCCAACGCGGTGCAGATCAGCGTCTCGCAGTGGTATCAGGATTACCCGGCGGCCTCGAACTTCCTGAACGTGCTGTTTAGCTGCGGCTCCTTCCACCCGGGCTCGGATTCCTCGATCAATATGTCGGGCTTCTGCGACAAGACCATCGATGCCCAGATCACCGAGGCCCTGGTCACGGCGACGAAGGATCCGGCGAAGGCGGCGACCCAATGGACGGCCATCGATAAGGCGATCACCGACAAGGCGCCGGTGGCCGTGTTGTTCACCCCCAAGCAGGTCACCTTCCTGTCGGCGCGGGTGAAGGGCTTCGTCTTCAATAATCAGACGAAATGGCTGATCAGCCAGTCGTGGGTCGAGTGA
- a CDS encoding LuxR family transcriptional regulator, whose amino-acid sequence MTTASPGFDAHLDAACRQAMALGFAAVLYDYSPVPRAHDGTLITPTILETRNLPVDMAEIWCKQGYYQIDPVQDAALLVSAPFVWSHEGDQSDVMARVLRAEHRPVLDYLRHRGLTRGVTVPIRCGEGALATFTAIAPSGAPFPPEDRLSSLGLLGQSFHDRVYPGFPAASHLCPVVHLTRRERECLALCGEGLTAKEIAYRIDRSVPTVVFHLSAATRKLGARNRFQAIARAAYYRLL is encoded by the coding sequence ATGACGACGGCCTCTCCCGGTTTTGACGCCCACCTCGACGCCGCCTGCCGGCAGGCGATGGCGCTTGGCTTCGCCGCCGTGCTCTATGATTACTCGCCGGTTCCGCGCGCCCATGACGGCACCCTGATCACCCCGACCATCCTGGAAACCCGCAATCTGCCGGTCGATATGGCTGAGATCTGGTGCAAACAGGGGTATTATCAGATCGATCCGGTGCAAGACGCCGCCCTGTTGGTCAGCGCGCCCTTCGTCTGGTCCCATGAGGGTGACCAAAGCGATGTCATGGCCCGGGTTCTGCGCGCCGAGCACCGACCGGTTCTGGACTATCTCCGGCACCGTGGCCTGACCCGCGGCGTCACGGTGCCGATCCGCTGCGGCGAGGGGGCGCTGGCCACCTTCACGGCGATTGCCCCGAGCGGCGCGCCCTTCCCGCCCGAGGATCGGCTCTCGAGCCTGGGCCTGCTCGGCCAAAGCTTTCACGACCGGGTTTATCCCGGGTTTCCGGCCGCCAGCCATCTTTGCCCGGTTGTTCACCTGACCCGACGCGAGCGCGAGTGTTTGGCGCTTTGCGGCGAGGGCCTGACCGCCAAGGAGATCGCCTATCGCATCGACCGTTCGGTGCCCACCGTGGTTTTCCACCTGAGCGCCGCCACCCGCAAGCTGGGGGCGCGCAACCGCTTCCAGGCGATCGCCCGCGCCGCCTACTACCGCTTGTTATAA
- a CDS encoding proline iminopeptidase-family hydrolase, translating into MAIESVEGFAPFREFQTWYRVTGDLKAAKAPLVIAHGGPGCTHDYVDSFKEIAGSGRAVVHYDQIGNGRSTHLRDKGADFWTVELFLDELDSLLAHLGIAGRYHLLGQSWGGMLSAEHAVRQPAGLLSLTLANSLASMPLWTAAAAGLRAELPAEVRATLTAHEAAGTTDHPDYKAASRAFYDRHVCRVTPWPPEVARTFAAVDDDPTVYVTMNGPTEFHVIGTLRDWSVIDRLPRIDVPTFIYRGAFDEATQACIQPFIDHIGKAEWAVFPDSSHMPHVEVKDICLGAVAAFLDRHDG; encoded by the coding sequence GTGGCAATTGAAAGCGTTGAGGGGTTCGCCCCGTTTCGGGAGTTTCAGACCTGGTACAGGGTCACCGGCGATCTGAAGGCGGCCAAGGCGCCCTTGGTCATCGCCCACGGCGGTCCGGGCTGTACCCACGACTATGTTGATTCCTTCAAAGAGATCGCCGGGAGCGGACGGGCGGTTGTGCACTACGACCAGATCGGCAATGGCCGCTCCACCCATCTGCGCGACAAGGGGGCGGATTTCTGGACGGTCGAGCTGTTCCTTGACGAACTCGACTCGCTGCTGGCCCATCTCGGCATCGCCGGGCGCTATCACCTGCTTGGCCAGTCGTGGGGCGGCATGTTGAGCGCCGAGCACGCGGTGCGCCAACCTGCCGGCCTGCTCTCGCTGACCCTGGCCAATTCCCTGGCCTCGATGCCGTTGTGGACCGCCGCCGCCGCCGGACTGCGCGCCGAACTGCCCGCCGAGGTCAGGGCCACCCTCACCGCCCATGAAGCGGCCGGAACCACCGACCATCCCGACTACAAGGCGGCGAGCCGGGCCTTTTATGACCGCCACGTCTGCCGCGTCACCCCCTGGCCGCCCGAGGTGGCGCGCACCTTCGCCGCCGTCGATGACGACCCCACCGTTTACGTCACCATGAACGGCCCCACCGAATTCCACGTGATCGGCACCCTGCGCGACTGGAGCGTCATCGACCGCCTGCCCAGGATCGACGTGCCGACCTTCATTTATCGCGGCGCCTTCGATGAGGCGACCCAGGCCTGCATCCAGCCGTTCATCGATCACATCGGCAAAGCGGAATGGGCGGTCTTCCCGGACTCCAGCCACATGCCCCATGTCGAAGTAAAGGATATCTGCCTGGGCGCGGTCGCCGCCTTCCTTGATCGCCACGACGGCTGA